DNA from Zonotrichia leucophrys gambelii isolate GWCS_2022_RI chromosome 5, RI_Zleu_2.0, whole genome shotgun sequence:
CATAAATCAACAGGAATATCGAAGGAGCAAAAAATCACAAACTCGAAACGTATTCCAAACATGAATCCAAAAATTCTGATTTCCAGCAAGAAATGGGGAGAGGCAATCTCTCTCATATTGCTTTCTGATCATTGTTAGAGATCTCAAGTGAGCATGGCAGATAAAATTTGACAGGAAAGTGTGCTTGGTGATACCTGAGTAGGCTCCACCAAGGAATGtcatctctctctttcttctggTCCACATGACAGAATGGCAGGTGAAACCGTCATCCACAGCCCTGGTCCtgactttctgaaaaaaaaaactatatgATTTCTGATACACAACAGACTTATTGATTAATTCTGTCACAGGAATCACAATGTGAATTCGGGTCTTAGTGCTTTTTTCTGTCAGTGTGTTGAGGCTTGTGTGGATGGTTGATCTGACAAGCAGTGTCCAGCTGAAGAGGCAAGGAAGGCAGCTTGATCTGCTTCTTTCTAGCACAGGAAAAGTCCTGTCACAGCAGCCAGCACCTCTCCTATGTGTCAGTCAGCTCCTCTGCATCTTCAAACAGCATTGTTTATCAAAGGTgatgctggagggcaggagccAATTTGGCATGGGGTTGTAGACAAGATGAGCTTGAGGAAAGACAAAAGGAGAACAGAATAGATATgatctcttcctccttcctcactCCCACAGAGACCTCTGCACACCCACACTCCAACTGCAAATCACACCCAAGCACAGTCTGGAAAGTGTTGCTGTAGGCTGTAATTCCCTTCCTGCCTTTTTAAGATTGTTGTTTACTACATACTTTATTTACATCAGTAAAATAGACCTGGAAGGgctgggttaatggctggacttTAGGAGGGTAGAGGCCTCTACTGACCTGAGCAATTCTATGATCATTCCTATCCAACCTGAATCAATTTGGaaggaaacatttcagtttCACAGTGTTATCCGTAAGCAAAAGCAGATGAAGATGTACAAATGTtaagtaaacaaacaaaattcattTGATTACATTTGTTTCAAGAAATGCACAAAGATTGTGGCCATCATAAAGAACCAGGCATGGTGAGCTGTGTAATGTCATAAACAGCACTCATCTGACACCTCTATTGACATGTgcccttttctcctctctccttgccATCTTTTTATGTTGCAGTTGCCGACTGACTTTCAGGAAAGAGTCAGCATCCACCTGGAGAAACACGGCTGCAGCCTTTCTGTCCCCTTGTGCCACACTTCTTACGCCGACACCATTCCCACCTGCGTCATTGCCAAAGTGCTGGAGAAGCCAGACCCACACAGCTTGTCCTCACACCTGTCAAGCCCATCCACCAGGGATCTCAATTTTCAGGACTCTGCTGGAAAAGCGGGACAAAGAGCCCAGTACAAGTCTGACATCTACTGCAGTGACACGGCCCTTTACTGCCCcgaggagaggaggagggagaggcgGCCGAGCGTGGACACGCAGGTGAAGGACGTGGGGTTCCTGCGCTCCCAAAACTCCACGGACAGCACCGTGGAAGAGGACGGCTTCCACTCCAGCTTCTCACACGAAGCCTTCCCCGAGTACATCACCTCTCTGCCAACCTCCAGCTCCTACTCCAGCTTCAGCGTCACGtctgaggagaaggagaacGCCCAAGCCAACACGCTGACGGCCTCGCAGCAGGCCATCTACATGAGCAACCGCGAGGAGCTCTTTGAGAGGAAGTCGCCCGCGGGCTACGAGCACCAGGGGAGCCCCAGGTTTGCCAAGGCCAAACCCGCGCAGCACATGGAGCTGGCTGACGACAACGAGAACTCGCCCACTTTCACCAGGACTCTGCCCCCGTATGCAAACGAACCTTTTCATTTCTCAGCCATAACACCACAGCAGGCTCTGGCAAACCAGAAAATGAGGAACGAGTGCAGGAGCACACACCTTTCAGAAGAAGACTTGCCGGGGCGGTGGAGGCAGCTGAGCGTGGAGGACATTGGAGCGTACTCCTACAGGAACGCTGGCAGGCTGTCGCCCTGCAGTTTCTCAGAGCAGTACTACAGCAGCCCCATCAAGAAGGGGGACAGTCGAACGAGCCCCATCTATGCTAGCTACAAAGCAGACAGCTGCTCGGAGGGAGATGACATCTGCCAAAGCAGACTTGTGGACTCTTGCTTCCTGAGAACAGACAGTGGCCTGAACATTGACATCAGCACAAGCTGTAAGCAGGACAAATTACCCACTTACAAAACAAAAGAACCAAGAGACCAAAAAAACGAAAGGATCACTGTCCAGTTATGCAGTAGCAAAAACATCGAAAACAGCCCGGTGTTGAAAAGAGAATACGTGGACGTGAGCCCCAACAGCTCAGCAGAGTCCCTCAACCAGAGCTCAGTGGAGGCCCCAGAAGTGCACCAGTCTTCCATGGACCAGGGAAGCCATCCGGGGGCCCACAGCAAGCAGCCGCAGTTCCAGCGCACGGGGAGCACTGGGCTGAGTCGGAAGGACAGCCTTACAAAAGCACAGCTATACGGAACCCTTCTCAACTAGGCACCTCCCCACATGGCAATAAGGCAGCAGacaaagggaaggagagagcGTTTGATGCTCCTAGTGAACAATAGGGTTCTGAGAAACAGGATTATtatgaaatatatattcatAACGGTACTAtatgtttaaaacaaaatctcTTCAAAAACGTTATACAGCACTTTTCACTTGACATCGTTTCCACATGGGAgactgtcccctcccctcttttataaacctgaaatatttttataaacaaaaatgtatttattagaCTATCCTAAGCTATTTGAGCAGAATTCTTTTCCCTTCAAGCAggtttcttatttatttttgtgcatGAGGCCATCTGTGCCTAAATTCTAGGAGGAAAAGGGTAAAATCATGATgacagtgacaaaaaaaaataaacccacctGATAAAATACCATAAAATGTCATGTGAAATTAACAAAAACCAAGAATGGTGAATTTCAAGAAGTATATTTTTTAACAAGAATGGAATTGTATCTTAAGTTATTTCATACAAATGTATTTATGAGTGACTAATGTATGCACAAAGTGATACtaatattttgttcttttaatcCACTGTGTTTCTGCTTTCCTATTTTTCCTTGTATACTACCTCAAAAGTAATTGAGGGTTTCTTTGTCACATTTTCTGTAGGCTTGCATTTATATTGTCTAAAATGCATGCAGTGTCATAATTAATACTGTATTTTGCATAACTTAATAAAAGACACCAGTGGATatattttggggctgtttaTCCCTTCATTCAGTAGAACATGGAATTGCTCTGAGGGGCATCAGTCCAGCAAAAGTTAATGGCTAAAGCTCCTGAGCTGGATTGCTTTCTAAAGGAGTCCCTGTTTTTCTGTAAACTCCAGAGTTTAACTGGTTCACAGCCCATGGCCTCTGGGTGTGGGAGGATGAGTTCTCATCAGCCTGTTGAAAGtaagcaaggaaaacaaaaatgtttatcCACAGTGTTGAGTTCACTAGACAGGTTCTGCATACTGAATGAGAGCAGAAAATTACTCAAAAACCAGTGATGTAAGCTCCTCCTCTAATACTGACATACTTGACACAATCTTTTATGCCTTTAGGACATTTATGCCTTTCTTCTTATGCAGCTTGGTGTTTCTAAGAGTGATTTTTCTGAAGCCTAAGGAAAGTCTGGAAAATCTGTAGCCTTTACTCCTGAGTCCAAGAAGCTGTATTTTTACCTGAACTTCTGGCATTTCCTCCagcaatttttctgtttctcaccaTTTCACCATTATGGAGTATACAACtgggacaggaggaaaaggaagagagcaaaatgagaggaagagaaaaacaaaaaggagagaaagggaaatccTGAGGATTTTCTTCCCAGCTTCAGTATTCCTGCTTGGTGAGAGGTAGAATAgagcaataaatatttaataattattttaagacaTGTTCACATGTCCTATACTTAAAATACTGACTCTTGACAGCTCATGTATGGGGGAAGACCTTGCTTAATGCAGTACATGGTAGTAATCAGTGGGATCACTGTGGAAATATAAACTAGCTCCTTGTAAAGCTAAAATAACAATCTACTCAATAGGTATTAAGAAAATATACTTTTTCTGCTGATTCTCTGAAAGCAGTTACCTGGCAACTGACTACAAACCAGGACTACAGAACTGTTCATTTCCCACATAAGTATCTTCCATCATGGGGCCACAGATTCTGTGCACTTGGCATGAATAACTCCCATTTCTCTCTGTTTCCACCATGTATAATATAAAATTTGTCCATTGTTGATGTGTGCAAGTACTTGCTGTGCTCTTTGGAAGATCAGGCATCAAGTCCCTGCAGTTCCTCCAGGGTCTGTTGCAGCACCATGGAGAATAATGGTCACAAATAGTATCTCAAGGTAAGGCACGAGATAGCTCCAAAGTGGTGCTCATTTCAGTACAAAACTGTCCCAGGCCTTGTGATTTTATGCTCCCAAACTTGCTCACAGTGAGTGTGAGAGGTAGGGCAGGCTGCAAATAGTTCCATGAAGTCGATAATAAACACATACGGCGAGGTTTCCAAAGGCCAAGAGCTACTTATGGCAGGATGTGACCTGCAGTAAATTGACTTGGAGATCCACAAGAGCTGTTATTTCCCATTTGAAACACCAAGACAGAAAGCAGatgtaaaaaaaacctcaccgTTGACTCATTCAGGTGTATAAATTTAGACCAACCCCAAGGCAAGACATTAATTTCTCTGGTCAATGAATATAAGGATTTGTATGGAAGAGGTGAAAATTAACTGTTATCTCACCTAAGAAAATATGTAAGCTATGAAACAGTAAATTGTGTCATTTATGAACTGGAACACAGTGTCAGACTAATCCTTTTATAATATTGTTCATTATTTGACCTAAAGTGCTACTTTGGCAATTatacaaaattacatttcttcTAGATATTATATCTCTGATTATTTAATATCCTGTTCTATTATATTCCTTCATACTTCTGCAGTTTCAAAGTCTGCTTCTATGCTTGACTTAACTCTTTTTCTCAGTTTATGTGCACTAATACATAGATTAAACCCAGCCTTTTCAGCCAATTAGTACAGGGCTTTTTGTGAAATAGCCCATAACCTTGTAacatttttctgtaatgaattctgttacagaaaaatatattaatgaatTTCAACTGAATCAATCAAAATAGCTATTAAAATTCTTCAGTTTTAATATGTCCATTTAAACTTCTCCTTAATTAGAAAAACTGATGGCAAGTTTGCTAATCTCCTATGAAcatgagaaaaagttacaataATGCACCAAAATTTTCTCAGATTTCCAGATACACTATGgtttactttaatttttaaaaaataacttggAAATATTATAACAAAGGATTTATTTatgtgattttggggttaattttgtCACAATAAGGTTAGATTTATTGAGACAACCACAGGGAGAGATCTGAAGCATAAGGACAGAATTATGAGAGGTGTTTTCACATTAGATTCAAATTTTCTTTGTGGTAgtgtcttaatttttttcttaccttCAGTTTTCACACCAGGAGGAAGTAATCCAGAAAAATCTTGATGAGTTTTGGAGTATGTCACTGGAGAGACTGAAAACAGCCAACAGAGTTCTGCTGTGCCATCAGACAGCTGGTTTGTGCAGACTTACAGGCACTGAGATTTTAGGAGATTgatcctttttaaaaaaggagcaCTTGGGTTATGTAGGACATTTCTGACAGAGAATAACACCTGAAAGATCCTTCTCAAAAGATCTGACTTCCCTTTTGTCATTCTAGTAGATGTAGTTTGATAAACTCTACTCTTATGTTCATTCAATTACAAGTGTCTCCAGAAAGTAAAACATGCCACAGACCCCTCCACTCCAGTGGCAGAGAATTTGACATGAAATACCTTTACCCAAGgacatgggaatgggaaaatattCAATTTTCTCTTAAGCATTATAAGAATGCCAAGGTGGCTCCATGCTGCCACAAAACCTCACTTTCCCAAATTAAATTTCATATGCAGGATTTGCAGGTAACTGTGGCAGGAATTCTTATTtgattaattatttcatttgccATGAGTAAGAACAGAAAGGGTGAGTAAAAGAAGTGGCAAGTCCCCAACAGTGCAGTGAAGCAGAAgatgaaaaatgtctttttaatgATGAAAACCAAAAGCAGAATGAATATGACACACAACACTGATCAAGGGGAAAGCAAAGGGAGCTCAAAGACATCAGAGTCAGACATATTGAATCACatatcaaaacagaaaaaaatacaaaaatgttaCTAGGGATGTGGGTTATAATTCACCAGGAACAACAGTGCAAAACTATTATGAAGtcatggaaagaaaatgaatttttgagatgttttttCACTCCCAATTAATCTTATAAAATTGTGCAAAATCTCAATCATTATGAAGAATGCAGGTCGCTTTTGTTAAACTTTTTACAAGTCTAGAAATAGCTAaaatttttaagtttaaatCATGGCAAGCCATAACACAGGTCATTACCAACTTAACAGTTTCTAACTTCTACACCCAAACTAGAAAATTAATCAAACTAATTCTTTCCCCTTCCAgcacttttaattaaaaagaatccATAATCTATCACAGAGTATGATTATGCAGCTACTTAGATTAATTTCCccttgtttaattttaaagtacTGATTGACATCCTTTGGACTTTCATATAAAATTCTTGCCCTCTGTTCATGTTTGCAACCCTGTAACCTTTACAGAATGTTTTTGTTTGTCTTCTTAAATATTGCTTAAATTGTGTAGATGTGGCCATCTGAGAATTTTCCCTTGGAAGATGCTCCTTTCAGGACACTAACTGCTTCTTATTCATTTTACTATGAGCAGTGAGTTGTTCCAACCCCTGTACAAAAGTGCAGTTGAAGGAAAGGTGAGGCTACACAGATTAGAGCAGCTTTTATTGACTCTCCATGCTGATCTGCATGCATCAAACCATGGCATGTTGTCTACATGGTCTTATATCAACATTACCAGAagattttcattgttttcccaATCTTTCCTCCAAGtctttgaaaacaaacttcATTGTTAGAAACAGCTCTGGAGATTCAGTTATTCTTTGACAAGCTATCACTCATTCCATTGTTTCCCacattgttttctctttggtattttctttttactgtattttagtAATTGAGAGGGTTTGTTTGGCTGCAGTTAAAAAGAGTAATTTGAATGTTTATGCAATTAAAGGTTTTGCTCCTTCTGTACCCCACAAGGTCTTAGGCAGCAGCTTACTGCACAAGAAACCAAGGTTTTGGAACAACAACTTTGTCTGCAAGGGCCAAAACAGGATGCATAGATACAAGATGTAATTGTTGGAAAATATCCCTGATGAGAGTTAAGTGCCTCCTCATCAACACACCCATCATGATAGATATGCATTAATACTCTGTGATAAATcagaaaaattataatttttaaagttagtTCTAAtgaatgaatatttaaatatattcacCCATTTCAATTTTTGCTTTGCAATTTATGAGTCAGAGCAGACGTGCAcgagctgcagagccacagcacaaTTTACTACACCAACAGCTCTATGATTTAGAAGAAGAGAAACAACAGCAAATCCCAGAATAATTAAATTTGTAACATCAATGTCAGCCAGTGTCCTTTCCCATTCCAGGTTTTCACATGTGACATTGAAAAGCAGATCATAAAGAATAAAACATCCTCAGCACATAAGGGTTATAAATTTCAGCATGTTCCCACTCAAGAGGTTTTTTGTTAGAGTTTTTATTGTTACAGTAGAAATCCTCTTAATCTGGAGACCAGTTGTGTGGGGTGGCATGAGGAGGGAGACCCACACTGAATGTCCAGACAGCACAAAACCTCTCTCCTCAAGAAACCACTGTGCCACCAACctgaggacatggggacaacagcagcagcagtcctTCTAACTGATAAATCATGAGTATTGACTCTGGTGGGATTATTTTTGACAAGGAGTTAAATCCAGATTTATGTTCACTTGACTTAAATTTGTCAATTTACTTCAATGGACCTTCAGCATTTCACAGTCTTTATCCTCCCAAAATGAGGGAAATGCTCTTATCCCCAAAGCCCTGGGAGTTACACTAAGATGACATGCCTAATCCCAGAGAGATAGTAAGGAGTTAGCTATTTTAGCTTTAGCAGATTTTAAGGCTCTTGGCCTTTTGCTCATGCTATAACTTGAGAAGGAAAGTTAAGAAGGAAAGCTCAATTTCTCAAGCTCAGCCTTAGCACAGGAACTGAATCATTGTTTTCTGATTCATCCCCACTTACCTGAGCTTTGAGAGTCCACAATAGCCTGAAGGTGAGGAAGGAAAGAGCTGAcactggaagaaagaaaattcaaaatttaatcCCTGCATTCAAACTATTCAAAGGCCAAATTACTTCTAAGACAGTCATGCTCGTCTACAATAAaactggttgttttttttttttcatattttgcccagaaaacacatacactgccaaagaaagtaTGTAACTGAGTTGAGAATTTGCATTTTGCTGTTTGGAACCAACTTGGATTTTCCTGAAAGGCTGGAAGGATATATAAGGGAATGGAGGCAGAGCAAGGATGATTGCTCTGTCAGCACAAAATGCAATAGAACTTTCCAGTCACAACATTTGCTGGATTCCCCTGATTTTTAGGGTACATTATGAAAAAGTTCCAGGAAACGACTTTAGAAACAAACTATTTTCTTTCAATCTAATGTTGCCCTttttccccacctttttttaaagagaagaagaaaaatcatgtTTTGCAAGCTGCAGTGATATGGGTATTTTTGTTAGAGCTGTCAGTCCTGCCTATAAACACCTGACTTGTATCAGTAGGGAAAAACAATCCTGAAACTAAATCAGTTTAACAGAATAACATTTGCTACTCAAGGAGAAATGGTCTAATTGAAAAGAATGTCAGTAAACAGCTCATTACTGAGATTTCAGAGTCCAGAAAGTCGAGTGGGAACACAACAAATCCAGTGAAGTCACACTTTGCAAAGACCccaaacaattattttatttaaaataggtTTGGACTgtcttttacttttctttcattctctATTGATGATAAAGATGAAATGCACTTTTTGGCATTCTAGATGACACCAATTAAACTTGATTTCTTGCTTCAGCTCATAACTCCACTTGTCTCTGACTTCTAAGACTACTTTATTTTGAGCTTTAAATTCCTGCTTTGTTTGGAGAGAAAGTGTTGTTCCCACTCAAACAACCTAACTTCCAACTCATGCAAATGCACACACAACTCCGAAGCCTTACCAAATAGGTAATTTGTCCAACATTTGTATTTTATCCTTATAAAAATTAGGATAATTCTTCTATCTTTTTATCCTTTAATCTTATGAAGGATGGAATGTCTCTTATTATTTGATTATCCAGTACTTGACAAAATAGTGCTTTGATTATAATTGCATAGGCCATGCATATTGCATTACCTGCCTACCATTACCAAATACCATATTTTCTTACCCtgagtattttttcccctttggatgTGAAATTAACATTTCCTATTCCCAGGTGAGTCCCTGGGCTGCACTACCTCACCTCACACCTATGTATACCTaataaagagaaaggaagggaacCATTTGAACTTCCAGTATTAGAAGAAAGTCCTTTACCCTGGgctctccctttcccttgctGGGCCTTTCTCCTTGCAAAGCTTCTTACACTGAAAGAGCAAAAGCCTCAGCATACAATATTTGGAAATTACTACAGAACAGCAGGGATCCACCTCATTTTTCCACAGACACTGACACTGCATGTATCATATTTCTCAGCACTCTGCAGTTTATATTTATACTCACTTGCAAGCCAAAGTTGTTTATCaattcacaaaaaaaagtcctattaaaaaaaaggcatccTGGCCACAAACTTCCTTGGCACATCAGCACCTTCTTCCCTTAGTGCCATCCACACTAGCTAGACACTGATGCTGAGGAATTGCTCTGGATATTCTCCTGCTGAGCAGATAAAGCTTCACACAGCTGTTGGAAGAAAAAGCTCTTACTGGAGAATAACGCAAGCAAGCAACAAAACAGGGAAGACTTCAAAGAAGCAGGGCTGTTTAGAGAGCCCATTGGACTGGACTggtgcagctgccagggggGTGATAAGGAAGCCTTTGTCCCCCACCTGAGAAAGGCTTTCCACCTCATTGCAGAGCACACTcactctgcaggagctgcacagctggaaaaggctgggagaagCCTCATTACTCCAACATTGCTGGTCTCTTTCTCAGCCACTCTTTCAGAGGCTGGTGACAGTCAGCTTTGATCCCATCTGAACCAGCACCAGTCTCAGATGATGCCTTTAAGGCTCTCAGTTGCTACACAGATGCTGCAGGAATAGTTGTATCCACACAGCAGCATTCCCTCATTACATCAGTGATGGAGATTCCATGGGCTGTCTGTCTGGGCAGGTTTTGAAATCTGCGGCATGCAAAGTGCAAAGGACAGATGTGAAATCTGTGGCATGCAAAGTGCAAAGGACAGATGTGAATACTTGGTGGGGTGAGAGGAGGTAAAATGCAAGGCAAGAACACAAGAGAGCGAGAGGCATGTCTCCATTTCATGTCTTGGGGTACACAACCCTAGCCTAGCATTGCACAGTGACAGACAACAGAATGAAGTCAGACCCATCAGAAAATAAGGGAGAAACAGCAACCAAACCTGGGAACCTCCCAGACCTTCAGGATCAAGGCTACAGTTTGCCATTATTATTGCTGAGTCTGCTTCCTGTTGTCCAAGAAACAGAGACTGGGAGTCAGGAGAGGATTCTGTTTCCAGTGGGCTCACAGGGCAGACCTGAGAAaatcctggtgtcccctgaTGTTGCAGAACCAcatctgcagagcaggcagcagggcagcagctcctcagaaaTGTACAACAGTGATGAAAAAACCATATAGCATAACTTGACTTACCAGTCaaaatttttcctatttaatgACAGTGTCAGAGTCAGGCTTCTCCCTCATTGTGCTGGCTGAATTAATCAATTTTTCTCTGCTCCAaccatgtgtgtgtgtcaggcAGGAGCTACCCACTGCATTCAAATCTTATGGTTTCAACATTCATTAGcattttctctcctccctgaaCCCTAGTGAAAGTTTTCGTGCCACAGTTTATTTACAGTACATTCAATTCATGCCTCTAGCCATTCTAGAGATTTCCCACACACCAAGTCTTATACAGGCTTTAGGGCACATTTTAAACCTACTGACGACACACAGACTGCGCTCTCTGGCTATGGAACTGTCACATTTAACTGCCTTACACATTTAAATAACATTGAAATTATTCAGGAATTTAGACAAATTAGAATACAAATTGTAGACATACTACTGATCTTGATTCTTTTCAGCATTCCATTTAATAAATTCTATTTAATAAATGATTTTCCCTTggactgctgtgctgggattgTTTGCCTAGAAAAACAGCAGAGATTTTTGCTGGGCCAGTCATTTATCTTTGCATGTGTGCCCACATCTTTAATAGGAGGAAGTTATTTCCAGCATACAGCTCACAAATGTATATGAATTATTCCCAAAagttatacatatatattatcATATAATTACATTATgacaatttaattttgattgaaattattttattagtaATTTAGATGAGTTCCAATCCTCCAGCAAGAGCATTTGGTCTGAAACCTGACAGGTGAATTGGCTCCATTATAAAAGCAAGGTATACACTTCTTACCCCAGGCACAGAAGAGACATTAAATTCAGACAGCTAACACACAAATAAAAGCCGAATTTAAACACCAAAAATAATCAGTACAGAAAACTACAATAACACTACAGTGGGAAACAAATGTCTGTTAAGCAGTGTAATTCCTTGAAAGATGAAGAGCTGGTTCTCCTGGATGCTGCTGTCTTTGTAGGAGGCACTGCTGCCTCAGACAGTGCAGCCCTCAGCAGAGATGTCATTGTGTCAGGCTGACATCTGATGTGCTCAGCCTCCTGCAATGTGAGATCTGCTTATTATTTCCCTCTTCATAACAGAGGTTCACAGCAACCTATTAGctctatttcttttatttattgcaCTACAGTGTTCAAAACACTTCCTGAAAACAGGACTGCACTACAGAAGTGTATAGcactttgctttccttctcctAACAGCacc
Protein-coding regions in this window:
- the BEGAIN gene encoding brain-enriched guanylate kinase-associated protein isoform X11 → MLETEFDSTRQYLEIELRRAQEELEKVTEKLRRQVITPLKTYHNGSQKYFTRIQNNYLALQRINQDLEDKLYRMGQHYEEEKRALSHEIIALNNHLIEAKVTIDKLSEDNELYRKDCNLAAQLLQCSKNYDRAHKLSELPTDFQERVSIHLEKHGCSLSVPLCHTSYADTIPTCVIAKVLEKPDPHSLSSHLSSPSTRDLNFQDSAGKAGQRAQYKSDIYCSDTALYCPEERRRERRPSVDTQVKDVGFLRSQNSTDSTVEEDGFHSSFSHEAFPEYITSLPTSSSYSSFSVTSEEKENAQANTLTASQQAIYMSNREELFERKSPAGYEHQGSPRFAKAKPAQHMELADDNENSPTFTRTLPPYANEPFHFSAITPQQALANQKMRNECRSTHLSEEDLPGRWRQLSVEDIGAYSYRNAGRLSPCSFSEQYYSSPIKKGDSRTSPIYASYKADSCSEGDDICQSRLVDSCFLRTDSGLNIDISTSCKQDKLPTYKTKEPRDQKNERITVQLCSSKNIENSPVLKREYVDVSPNSSAESLNQSSVEAPEVHQSSMDQGSHPGAHSKQPQFQRTGSTGLSRKDSLTKAQLYGTLLN
- the BEGAIN gene encoding brain-enriched guanylate kinase-associated protein isoform X2, translated to MMLAEDREHFEDSFSVKASAAEMEKISGFREVLKRDNLKLGEERKKREENGRLGGKRVRNSWVPTCLWQPRILQGRLAKSSPTLWDSTLQEQKGELRKRLSYTTHKLEMLETEFDSTRQYLEIELRRAQEELEKVTEKLRRQVITPLKTYHNGSQKYFTRIQNNYLALQRINQDLEDKLYRMGQHYEEEKRALSHEIIALNNHLIEAKVTIDKLSEDNELYRKDCNLAAQLLQCSKNYDRAHKLSELPTDFQERVSIHLEKHGCSLSVPLCHTSYADTIPTCVIAKVLEKPDPHSLSSHLSSPSTRDLNFQDSAGKAGQRAQYKSDIYCSDTALYCPEERRRERRPSVDTQVKDVGFLRSQNSTDSTVEEDGFHSSFSHEAFPEYITSLPTSSSYSSFSVTSEEKENAQANTLTASQQAIYMSNREELFERKSPAGYEHQGSPRFAKAKPAQHMELADDNENSPTFTRTLPPYANEPFHFSAITPQQALANQKMRNECRSTHLSEEDLPGRWRQLSVEDIGAYSYRNAGRLSPCSFSEQYYSSPIKKGDSRTSPIYASYKADSCSEGDDICQSRLVDSCFLRTDSGLNIDISTSCKQDKLPTYKTKEPRDQKNERITVQLCSSKNIENSPVLKREYVDVSPNSSAESLNQSSVEAPEVHQSSMDQGSHPGAHSKQPQFQRTGSTGLSRKDSLTKAQLYGTLLN
- the BEGAIN gene encoding brain-enriched guanylate kinase-associated protein isoform X4; this encodes MMLAEDREHFEDSFSVKASAAEMEKISGFREVLKRDNLKLGEERKKREENGRLGGKRVRNSWVPTCLWQPRILQGRLAKSSPTLWDSTLQEQKGELRKRLSYTTHKLEMLETEFDSTRQYLEIELRRAQEELEKVTEKLRRIQNNYLALQRINQDLEDKLYRMGQHYEEEKRALSHEIIALNNHLIEAKVTIDKLSEDNELYRKDCNLAAQLLQCSKNYDRAHKLSELPTDFQERVSIHLEKHGCSLSVPLCHTSYADTIPTCVIAKVLEKPDPHSLSSHLSSPSTRDLNFQDSAGKAGQRAQYKSDIYCSDTALYCPEERRRERRPSVDTQVKDVGFLRSQNSTDSTVEEDGFHSSFSHEAFPEYITSLPTSSSYSSFSVTSEEKENAQANTLTASQQAIYMSNREELFERKSPAGYEHQGSPRFAKAKPAQHMELADDNENSPTFTRTLPPYANEPFHFSAITPQQALANQKMRNECRSTHLSEEDLPGRWRQLSVEDIGAYSYRNAGRLSPCSFSEQYYSSPIKKGDSRTSPIYASYKADSCSEGDDICQSRLVDSCFLRTDSGLNIDISTSCKQDKLPTYKTKEPRDQKNERITVQLCSSKNIENSPVLKREYVDVSPNSSAESLNQSSVEAPEVHQSSMDQGSHPGAHSKQPQFQRTGSTGLSRKDSLTKAQLYGTLLN
- the BEGAIN gene encoding brain-enriched guanylate kinase-associated protein isoform X6, with translation MMLAEDREHFEDSFSVKASAAEMEKISGFREVLKRDNLKLGEERKKREENGRLGGKSTLQEQKGELRKRLSYTTHKLEMLETEFDSTRQYLEIELRRAQEELEKVTEKLRRQVITPLKTYHNGSQKYFTRIQNNYLALQRINQDLEDKLYRMGQHYEEEKRALSHEIIALNNHLIEAKVTIDKLSEDNELYRKDCNLAAQLLQCSKNYDRAHKLSELPTDFQERVSIHLEKHGCSLSVPLCHTSYADTIPTCVIAKVLEKPDPHSLSSHLSSPSTRDLNFQDSAGKAGQRAQYKSDIYCSDTALYCPEERRRERRPSVDTQVKDVGFLRSQNSTDSTVEEDGFHSSFSHEAFPEYITSLPTSSSYSSFSVTSEEKENAQANTLTASQQAIYMSNREELFERKSPAGYEHQGSPRFAKAKPAQHMELADDNENSPTFTRTLPPYANEPFHFSAITPQQALANQKMRNECRSTHLSEEDLPGRWRQLSVEDIGAYSYRNAGRLSPCSFSEQYYSSPIKKGDSRTSPIYASYKADSCSEGDDICQSRLVDSCFLRTDSGLNIDISTSCKQDKLPTYKTKEPRDQKNERITVQLCSSKNIENSPVLKREYVDVSPNSSAESLNQSSVEAPEVHQSSMDQGSHPGAHSKQPQFQRTGSTGLSRKDSLTKAQLYGTLLN